In Macadamia integrifolia cultivar HAES 741 chromosome 1, SCU_Mint_v3, whole genome shotgun sequence, a single window of DNA contains:
- the LOC122080803 gene encoding F-box/kelch-repeat protein At1g57790-like, with product MTGRIRTNATEKPVRVDKLRPWSELPTELLEVIVSCLCDEDNVRLSCVCKNFRSFRVVKQCPWLMFSPAIGGRKGYIIKFFDPSQGKFYFDENIELSNTFFQCSKDGWVLFSILGSSLFLFNPFTKSRINLPFHCQLPNWFVGYKFALSCAPTSLDSIVFAIGNTDLHGEEVCICICHPGDANWTVFKYQNTDGELFKSGDGPVFCNGSFYCLSEFSDNLVGTFDPQNHTWSILPVPSPNLPCLSLDQQRAKHLLEFKGKLLLVCVSYPENPIVFRLDLTKMKWVEMDSLNGVTVFVSSLSSVSATDVPNVSRNSIYFSKNRFRGKSSYFYSLDDGKYHPAKQWHEARRISKVGWIQPPKMTHPVFEEL from the exons ATGACGGGAAGAATCAGGACAAATGCAACCGAGAAACC GGTCCGAGTGGATAAGCTGCGGCCTTGGTCTGAGCTTCCGACAGAGCTACTGGAGGTTATTGTGTCCTGTCTCTGCGACGAAGATAATGTCCGCTTGTCCTGTGTTTGTAAGAACTTCCGTTCATTCCGTGTGGTAAAACAATGCCCTTGGCTAATGTTCTCCCCGGCAATAGGTGGCAGGAAAGGTTACATAATCAAGTTCTTTGACCCTTCACAGGGCAAGTTCTATTTTGATGAAAACATAGAGCTAAGTAATACATTTTTCCAGTGCAGCAAGGATGGATGGGTGTTATTTTCTATATTGGGCAGTAGCCTTTTCTTATTCAATCCCTTCACCAAGTCAAGAATCAATCTTCCCTTTCACTGTCAGTTACCAAATTGGTTTGTTGGGTATAAATTTGCTTTATCTTGTGCGCCCACGTCCCTTGACTCTATAGTTTTCGCAATTGGGAATACTGATCTTCATGGTGAAGAGGTTTGTATTTGCATATGTCATCCAGGGGATGCAAATTGGACGGTTTTTAAGTACCAAAATACTGATGGTGAATTATTCAAAAGTGGGGATGGTCCAGTTTTCTGCAATGGATCGTTCTATTGCTTGAGTGAATTTTCTGATAATTTGGTAGGGACATTTGATCCACAGAACCATACTTGGAGTATCCTTCCTGTGCCATCACCTAACCTTCCTTGTCTGAGCTTAGATCAACAGAGAGCTAAACACTTACTTGAATTCAAGGGGAAGCTGCTATTGGTGTGCGTATCTTATCCTGAAAATCCCATAGTATTCAGACTAGATTTGACCAAGATGAAATGGGTTGAAATGGACAGCTTGAATGGTGTAACAGTGTTTGTcagctctctctcttctgtttcAGCAACTGATGTCCCAAATGTATCAAGGAACAGTATCTACTTTTCAAAGAATCGTTTCCGTGGAAAGTCTAGCTACTTCTATTCTCTAGATGACGGTAAGTACCATCCTGCTAAGCAGTGGCATGAAGCACGAAGAATTTCAAAAGTTGGTTGGATCCAACCACCTAAGATGACTCATCCTGTGTTTGAAGAGCTCTAA
- the LOC122080813 gene encoding pyruvate dehydrogenase E1 component subunit beta-1, mitochondrial-like isoform X1, whose amino-acid sequence MMIRAIKPGKMFGIVRRRIGFGGFHASTLERCLNRMRPALSASRWYSSSGKQMTIREALNSALDEEMSADPKVFLMGEEVGEYQGAYKISKGLLEKYGPERVLDTPITEAGFTGIGVGAAYYGLKPVIEFMTFNFSMQWKGVVFNPFDTLRHEVRVVSSSFIFLLSKFYFQASVTV is encoded by the exons ATGATGATCAGGGCTATCAAACCAGGAAAGATGTTTGGGATTGTACGGCGAAGAATTGGTTTCGGTGGCTTTCATGCTTCG ACTCTGGAGCGTTGTTTGAATAGGATGCGACCTGCTTTATCCGCATCAAGATGGTACTCATCCTCAGGAAAGCAG ATGACAATTCGAGAAGCTCTAAACTCTGCACTTGATGAGGAAATGTCTGCTGATCCTAAAGTCTTTCTGATGGGCGAAGAG GTTGGTGAATATCAAGGTGCATACAAG ATATCCAAAGGTCTCTTGGAGAAGTATGGTCCTGAGAGAGTTCTCGATACTCCGATTACAGAG GCTGGTTTTACGGGCATTGGAGTTGGTGCTGCTTACTATGGTCTTAAACCAGTTATAGAATTTATGACATTTAACTTCTCTATGCAG tggaagggagtggtgtttAATCCATTCGACACTCTGCGGCATGAAGTCCGAGTGGTCTCTTCAagttttatctttcttctttccaaattttattttcaagcatCTGTTACTGTTTAG
- the LOC122080813 gene encoding pyruvate dehydrogenase E1 component subunit beta-1, mitochondrial-like isoform X2, whose translation MFGIVRRRIGFGGFHASTLERCLNRMRPALSASRWYSSSGKQMTIREALNSALDEEMSADPKVFLMGEEVGEYQGAYKISKGLLEKYGPERVLDTPITEAGFTGIGVGAAYYGLKPVIEFMTFNFSMQWKGVVFNPFDTLRHEVRVVSSSFIFLLSKFYFQASVTV comes from the exons ATGTTTGGGATTGTACGGCGAAGAATTGGTTTCGGTGGCTTTCATGCTTCG ACTCTGGAGCGTTGTTTGAATAGGATGCGACCTGCTTTATCCGCATCAAGATGGTACTCATCCTCAGGAAAGCAG ATGACAATTCGAGAAGCTCTAAACTCTGCACTTGATGAGGAAATGTCTGCTGATCCTAAAGTCTTTCTGATGGGCGAAGAG GTTGGTGAATATCAAGGTGCATACAAG ATATCCAAAGGTCTCTTGGAGAAGTATGGTCCTGAGAGAGTTCTCGATACTCCGATTACAGAG GCTGGTTTTACGGGCATTGGAGTTGGTGCTGCTTACTATGGTCTTAAACCAGTTATAGAATTTATGACATTTAACTTCTCTATGCAG tggaagggagtggtgtttAATCCATTCGACACTCTGCGGCATGAAGTCCGAGTGGTCTCTTCAagttttatctttcttctttccaaattttattttcaagcatCTGTTACTGTTTAG
- the LOC122086381 gene encoding uncharacterized protein DDB_G0290685-like, protein MGCGGSKLEGDDDTAPPGLRPFRRRIDEIRQRRSGRTLTKDPGALSSKQLLHDESEEGHHQDQTTDATYCEIRKSVSSSPAENENVASTNKDATTEKEQNNDDHHYHPMDPPESEMRMSVSPSPDAMTEVPLHCRTSAPENDQKNDDNNNNNNNNNVESDRPDVAMVSQGKEGEDEEKEGKRQEDDSSGSGDEKEREGEGDGSEIGPGSPSFSREGGYLYEDGREIGPGSPSFRDYFLSANNAAESDSGDAGNGEDMGVKIKEDKPPRRKDSSSSNEGSVDKAVKKESKGRMFKNVLPKGRQGAKNLWNVRSCYHPSATSSVHGKDGKVDA, encoded by the exons ATGGGTTGTGGAGGTTCGAAACTTGAAGGCGACGACGATACAGCTCCTCCAGGACTTCGCCCCTTCCGCCGTAGAATCGATGAGATTAGGCAGCGAAGGAGCGGCCGCACCTTAACGAAGGACCCCGGTGCCCTCTCTTCCAAACAGCTTCTCCATGATGAAAGCGAAGAAGGTCATCACCAAGATCAGACCACGGACGCCACCTATTGCGAGATCCGAAAAAGCGTGTCATCTTCTCCAGCTGAGAACGAAAATGTAGCCTCCACAAACAAGGACGCGACCACGGAAAAAGAACAGAACAACGATGATCACCATTACCATCCCATGGACCCTCCGGAAAGCGAGATGCGAATGAGCGTATCGCCGTCACCTGATGCGATGACGGAAGTTCCTCTTCATTGCAGGACGTCCGCACCGGAAAACGATCAGAAAAAcgacgacaacaacaacaacaacaacaacaataatgtGGAATCCGATAGACCGGATGTAGCGATGGTTTCACAGGGTAAGGAGGGAGAAGATGAGGAGAAGGAGGGGAAAAGACAGGAAGATGATAGTAGTGGTAGTGGTgatgaaaaggagagagaaggagaaggtgaCGGAAGCGAGATCGGCCCTGGATCCCCTAGTTTCAGTAGAGAAGGTGGTTATCTCTATGAGGACGGGCGCGAGATCGGCCCTGGATCCCCTAGTTTCAGAGATTATTTCCTCTCGGCTAATAATGCGGCCGAAAGCGATTCAGGCGATGCTGGCAACGGAGAAG ATATGGGTGTTAAGATAAAGGAAGATAAACCACCACGAAGGAAGGATAGTTCAAGTTCAAATGAG ggaTCCGTGGACAAAGCAGTgaagaaagaaagcaaaggaaggATGTTTAAAAATGTTTTACCAAAGGGTAGACAAGGTGCTAAGAATTTGTGGAATGTCCGGTCATGCTATCATCCATCCGCCACCTCATCTGTTCATGGAAAAGATGGGAAAGTTGATGCATGA
- the LOC122085522 gene encoding NAC domain-containing protein 83-like: protein MEKLSFVKNGVIKLPPGFRFHPTDEELVVHYLKRKVFSCPLPASIIPEVDVCKHDPWDLPGDLEQERYFFSTKEAKYPNGNRCNRATGSGYWKATGIDRKIVASKTNHVVGIKKTLVFYRGKPPHGSRTDWIMHEYRLAGSGSATLPCIFPQKRNPTQNSTMEVEDWVLCRIFLKRRSTKNDEEIFSQPLKENRVRNIETARPSFIDFMMVSDKSEPAPAPPSSSSSSCSGSSGVTEVCSSGSDHEESSSCNSFSSSYCRRGP from the exons ATGGAGAAGCTTAGTTTTGTGAAGAATGGAGTGATTAAACTACCTCCAGGCTTCAGATTCCATCCTACTGACGAAGAGCTCGTCGTTCATTATCTGAAGCGCAAGGTCTTCTCTTGCCCATTGCCCGCTTCAATCATTCCTGAGGTCGATGTCTGCAAGCACGATCCATGGGATTTGCCAG GTGATTTGGAGCAAGAGAGGTATTTCTTCAGCACCAAAGAAGCCAAGTATCCAAATGGGAACAGATGCAATAGAGCAACAGGTTCTGGTTACTGGAAGGCCACTGGAATTGACAGAAAAATCGTAGCTTCTAAAACCAACCATGTAGTAGGGATCAAGAAGACCCTGGTTTTCTACAGGGGGAAACCTCCTCACGGGTCTAGAACCGATTGGATCATGCATGAATATCGTCTGGCTGGCTCTGGCTCTGCAACACTTCCCTGCATTTTCCCACAAAAGAGAAACCCAACCCAA AATTCTACTATGGAAGTGGAAGATTGGGTTCTCTGTCGCATATTTTTGAAGAGGAGGAGTACTAAAAATGATGAAGAGATCTTCTCCCAGCCCTTAAAGGAGAACAGAGTTAGGAATATTGAGACGGCTAGGCCTAGTTTCATTGATTTTATGATGGTCAGTGACAAGAGCGAGCCAGCTCCTGCTcctccttcttcatcttcttcctcgtGTTCAGGTTCGAGTGGAGTCACAGAAGTATGTTCCAGTGGATCCGATCATGAAGAAAGCAGCAGTTGCAacagtttttcttcatcttattGTAGGAGAGGTCCATGA